A region of the Candidatus Binatus sp. genome:
GCGCTTCATGCGCCCCAAAACTGGAATTACGAGGTTGACGGCCCCCTCTACAAGGCCTATATGCACCCGCCCCACGATGTCGGCGGCCAGTTCGACGCCCCTATCCTGTACGAGGAAAAGGAAGAGGAACAATGGGAACTCAACACTTACGTGACGTGCGAGGTTTTCGGCTGGAGGGGCATATGGAACTCCGAGGAGAGACGCCGTCGAGCCGATAACGATTTGGGCTATGCGCTCTATCTTGGCATCCCGTACTACGGACGCTGGATTTTGGCTGCGGCGCGAATGCTGGTCGACAAAAACCATATCTCGCTGACCGAATTGGTGGAGAAGATTGCAGAGGTGAAATCCCGCTATGCCAAAAAGTAAGCCTCTGAAAAAATCTCAGAATACCGCCAGCAAAGCCCGT
Encoded here:
- a CDS encoding SH3-like domain-containing protein; this encodes MAARSDLRQQQELIASLQPALHAPQNWNYEVDGPLYKAYMHPPHDVGGQFDAPILYEEKEEEQWELNTYVTCEVFGWRGIWNSEERRRRADNDLGYALYLGIPYYGRWILAAARMLVDKNHISLTELVEKIAEVKSRYAKK